The following coding sequences are from one bacterium window:
- a CDS encoding bifunctional nuclease family protein: MDVPVEIKWIIEDEQSNGYILQLIETNHDKGRILPVVIGAPEAHAIALELQGIKPFRPFTHDLAVQFLEALDAEVRKVVITELNKNTFFATIYISSNSVGEQVIDSRPSDAIAIAIRVGAPIFVNEDVMSVAGLEVDLQTGAYNKSLKQTDGIPDTAPPIIQNNLEKLEKELQKAIESENYELAAKIRDQINLMKS, from the coding sequence ATGGATGTACCCGTTGAAATAAAGTGGATTATAGAAGACGAACAGAGCAACGGATATATACTTCAGTTGATTGAGACCAATCACGATAAAGGCCGGATTTTACCGGTTGTCATTGGCGCGCCTGAAGCTCACGCCATCGCATTGGAACTCCAGGGCATTAAGCCCTTCAGACCTTTTACACATGATTTAGCTGTTCAATTTCTCGAAGCGTTGGATGCGGAAGTGCGAAAAGTGGTGATAACTGAATTAAACAAAAATACGTTTTTCGCCACGATATACATTAGCAGCAACAGCGTGGGCGAACAAGTGATAGATTCCAGGCCGTCGGATGCGATAGCCATCGCGATACGTGTTGGCGCTCCCATTTTTGTCAATGAAGACGTCATGAGCGTCGCCGGTTTGGAAGTTGACTTGCAAACGGGCGCCTATAATAAATCCTTAAAACAAACGGACGGTATTCCCGATACTGCGCCGCCGATTATTCAAAATAACCTTGAAAAACTTGAGAAAGAACTTCAAAAAGCGATCGAATCTGAAAACTATGAACTCGCCGCCAAAATTCGTGATCAGATTAATCTCATGAAATCATAG
- a CDS encoding biopolymer transporter ExbD, producing MSEIGAAQPRSHGKGKKRKRRLGVRLDMTPMVDVAFLLLTFFMLTTAFRLPQTMEISIPEDDKESNQVKIAESNILQVRVTDDNTIYWNLGNNAPQKTDLNNLRHLFIERSEKNIQDGKGVTIKEKYKLIMLIKIDKKAKYEHMINIVDELDLAMVSLNEKNKLTESGSKLSPRFAFAPLTDRDLTELKKAP from the coding sequence ATGTCTGAAATAGGAGCGGCACAGCCAAGGTCGCACGGCAAAGGGAAAAAAAGAAAACGACGGCTCGGCGTTCGTCTTGATATGACGCCGATGGTGGACGTAGCTTTTCTTCTTTTGACTTTTTTTATGTTAACAACGGCCTTTCGTTTGCCGCAAACCATGGAAATCAGCATTCCGGAAGACGATAAAGAAAGCAATCAAGTCAAGATCGCCGAATCAAATATTTTGCAAGTGCGGGTAACGGATGATAATACGATTTATTGGAATTTGGGAAATAATGCACCTCAAAAGACGGACTTAAACAATTTACGTCACCTATTTATTGAGCGAAGCGAGAAGAATATTCAAGACGGCAAAGGCGTTACAATTAAGGAGAAATATAAACTGATTATGCTCATCAAAATCGATAAAAAGGCCAAATACGAACATATGATCAATATTGTCGATGAACTGGATCTTGCGATGGTCTCGCTGAATGAGAAAAATAAGTTAACGGAAAGCGGCAGTAAATTATCTCCCCGTTTTGCCTTTGCGCCGCTTACCGATCGGGATCTAACGGAGCTTAAGAAGGCGCCATGA
- a CDS encoding Hsp20/alpha crystallin family protein, whose translation METKTFNEVKTDQRDVVKHENGYYYVQPRCDIRESKDHYHLLLEMPGVNKDTLSVQVKNGQLLIEGKMNIQEEGELIRSEIYKRNYRRIFTLGKTVDTQNIDASWKNGFLQMNLTKKEEAKPREIKINFN comes from the coding sequence ATGGAGACAAAAACTTTCAACGAAGTCAAAACAGATCAGCGTGATGTTGTAAAACACGAAAATGGCTATTACTACGTTCAGCCGCGTTGCGACATACGCGAGAGCAAAGATCATTATCACCTGCTCTTAGAGATGCCGGGTGTGAATAAGGACACTTTGAGCGTGCAAGTGAAAAACGGTCAGCTTTTGATCGAAGGCAAAATGAATATTCAGGAAGAAGGCGAATTGATACGATCGGAGATCTACAAAAGAAATTATCGAAGAATATTCACGCTGGGAAAAACCGTTGATACTCAAAACATAGATGCGTCATGGAAGAACGGATTTTTACAGATGAATTTAACTAAAAAGGAAGAGGCTAAACCTCGTGAAATTAAAATTAACTTTAACTAA
- a CDS encoding MotA/TolQ/ExbB proton channel family protein, with protein MKQSVFMTVLIATAFLISAIIYEFVFGAEGDAFGLNYIYKGGYLVVVLMVLSIMVITFVFERIFSLRKANGSDALPFFLKKVQKNLLENSVESAVEVCDHQKGSCANIIKMGLESFIRTGKLGLTIDKRVAEMKRSIEEASSLEVPLLERNLIAISTIASISTMVGLLGTTIGMIRAFKALAQSGAPDAVQLSLGISEALINTAGGLFAAIVAIVAYNYFVNKVDTYTYLIDEASYNVVEILANKNSDK; from the coding sequence ATGAAACAGTCCGTTTTTATGACGGTATTAATCGCAACGGCATTTCTGATCTCAGCGATTATTTATGAATTCGTTTTTGGCGCGGAAGGCGATGCTTTCGGATTAAACTATATCTACAAAGGCGGATATTTGGTTGTTGTCCTCATGGTCCTGTCCATTATGGTTATAACGTTTGTATTTGAACGTATCTTTTCTTTGCGTAAAGCCAACGGCAGTGATGCTTTGCCGTTTTTTTTGAAAAAAGTTCAAAAAAACCTTCTTGAAAACAGCGTGGAATCCGCTGTAGAAGTGTGTGACCATCAAAAAGGATCGTGCGCAAATATTATCAAAATGGGACTTGAAAGTTTTATTCGTACTGGAAAGTTAGGCTTGACGATCGATAAGCGTGTTGCGGAAATGAAACGATCCATCGAAGAAGCTTCTTCGCTGGAAGTGCCGCTGTTGGAGAGGAATTTAATCGCGATTTCAACCATTGCATCCATTTCTACGATGGTCGGGTTGCTTGGAACGACTATCGGTATGATTCGCGCGTTCAAAGCCCTGGCACAATCCGGCGCTCCCGATGCGGTTCAACTTTCACTTGGAATTTCAGAGGCCCTGATCAATACAGCGGGCGGCCTGTTTGCAGCCATTGTTGCCATCGTCGCATATAATTATTTTGTTAATAAAGTGGATACGTATACGTATCTCATTGACGAAGCGAGCTATAACGTGGTCGAGATCTTGGCTAATAAGAATTCCGATAAGTAA
- a CDS encoding Hsp20/alpha crystallin family protein, with protein sequence MSKMLSNFFTGDDETFNGLQNWYPSADITEGKDKYTVHIELPGVTKDGVKITLQENVLTVQGEKKQESETKEENFHRVERSYGSFSRSFRLPSLVKSDKIDANYKDGVLTIVLPKAEEAKAKQIDIKF encoded by the coding sequence ATGAGTAAGATGTTATCGAACTTCTTCACCGGCGACGATGAGACATTTAACGGTTTACAGAACTGGTATCCGTCAGCCGACATCACGGAGGGCAAGGACAAATACACCGTTCATATTGAATTGCCCGGCGTCACCAAAGACGGCGTAAAGATCACGCTGCAGGAAAACGTTCTCACCGTTCAGGGAGAAAAGAAACAGGAAAGCGAGACGAAAGAAGAGAATTTCCATCGCGTGGAAAGAAGTTACGGGTCTTTCAGCAGGTCATTCCGTCTGCCGTCGCTCGTCAAGTCCGATAAGATCGATGCTAATTACAAAGACGGCGTTTTGACCATCGTACTGCCTAAAGCGGAAGAAGCTAAAGCGAAACAGATTGATATCAAGTTCTAA
- a CDS encoding biopolymer transporter ExbD produces the protein MAKIKKHRVGVNLDMTPMVDVAFLLLTFFMLATTFRPPEEVSVTVPDSHSQLKLPVANVITLSITKEKRIWMDVDAQVVRAKIFGIDYAQKAGKEISIDELASLINKARLENLAIRGAQGAMRVVIKADKDADYDVVSDIIDILQKTKITTVNFITNLER, from the coding sequence ATGGCGAAAATTAAAAAACATCGCGTTGGTGTTAATCTTGATATGACCCCCATGGTAGACGTAGCGTTTCTGTTGTTAACTTTTTTTATGCTGGCAACGACGTTCCGACCGCCCGAAGAAGTATCTGTCACGGTGCCGGATTCTCATTCGCAATTAAAGTTACCGGTTGCAAACGTAATCACGCTGTCTATAACGAAGGAAAAACGAATATGGATGGACGTGGATGCTCAGGTTGTTCGCGCCAAGATTTTTGGAATAGACTATGCGCAGAAAGCCGGCAAAGAAATTAGTATAGATGAACTAGCTTCGCTGATCAATAAAGCGAGGTTGGAGAATCTTGCGATTCGCGGAGCGCAAGGAGCCATGCGTGTTGTCATTAAAGCAGATAAAGACGCGGACTACGACGTCGTGAGTGACATCATTGATATATTACAGAAAACCAAGATCACAACGGTAAATTTTATCACCAATCTGGAACGATAA
- a CDS encoding helix-turn-helix transcriptional regulator, which yields MAIIINIDVMLAKRKMSVTELAEKVGITIANVSVLKNGKAKAIRLSTLEEICKALNCQPGDILEYKSASDVENKHIS from the coding sequence ATGGCGATCATCATTAACATAGACGTCATGCTGGCGAAACGAAAAATGAGCGTCACCGAGCTTGCTGAGAAAGTCGGTATCACGATCGCCAATGTTTCTGTCTTAAAAAACGGCAAGGCAAAAGCGATTCGGCTATCAACCCTTGAGGAAATTTGTAAGGCCTTGAATTGTCAGCCCGGAGACATATTGGAATACAAAAGCGCCTCCGATGTAGAAAATAAGCACATTTCTTAA
- a CDS encoding YjgP/YjgQ family permease has product MFILARYIIREHIGPFFFALSLIMTMLVLNFVLQAMKYIIGKGISIQVIFEFIAYNLAGIIVLVVPMSILVATIMAFGRLSSDNEITAIKAGGINFYKLIIPVLMLSGVITYGLFVFNDQVLPIANHHARVLKKNIQTKRPTLTIEPGVYLDGVENFTMIVENKDELGSSIYGITIFDKTQRDAARTITAEKGQIEIEEENEDMVITLENGEIHDMNPRKPDNYQRINFTKYRVTVKVENLTLKKSDESFHNEREKNISQLMEDVQRYKNERDKHLDKVVKAVEKSPEVITQLDEKGKGYFHRFFFNYSFLDDINAIFTRLNLAADTTEYKFQTAFHDSSHKSILTILKYSSDSTRKPGVVLKRGMSSEDSIRKMNAGIQLPDTAAMITAFAVQQVASALNSTNNYQRLMDQLMVEVNKKYSIPVACIVFVMLGAPLGVMAKKGNLGIAGGISLFFFIAYYFCLILGENFADRQLLNPFVAMWFMNILLGSVGVILIYQTASEKDFGIVSFLRTVVYKIYYAVKRTDKKERL; this is encoded by the coding sequence ATGTTTATTCTTGCCCGATATATTATTCGCGAACATATCGGCCCTTTCTTTTTTGCATTATCCCTCATTATGACCATGTTGGTTCTCAATTTTGTGCTTCAGGCTATGAAGTATATCATTGGCAAGGGAATCAGCATACAGGTTATATTTGAATTTATTGCTTATAACTTAGCCGGCATCATAGTGCTTGTTGTCCCCATGTCCATATTGGTTGCTACTATTATGGCATTTGGCCGTTTATCATCGGATAATGAGATAACAGCAATCAAAGCAGGAGGGATTAATTTTTATAAGCTGATCATTCCTGTGCTCATGCTGTCGGGCGTTATCACCTACGGATTGTTTGTGTTTAATGATCAGGTTTTGCCGATTGCAAATCACCACGCGCGTGTCCTGAAAAAAAACATTCAGACGAAGCGGCCGACGCTGACAATTGAACCGGGGGTCTATCTGGATGGAGTTGAGAATTTTACTATGATCGTGGAAAACAAGGATGAACTGGGCTCGTCGATTTACGGTATTACGATATTCGATAAGACTCAGCGAGATGCCGCGCGAACAATCACGGCCGAAAAGGGGCAAATTGAAATCGAAGAAGAAAATGAAGACATGGTTATCACTTTAGAGAACGGCGAGATCCATGATATGAATCCGCGAAAACCGGATAATTACCAGAGGATAAATTTTACAAAATACAGAGTGACGGTCAAAGTTGAAAATCTTACATTAAAAAAGAGCGATGAGAGTTTTCATAATGAACGTGAAAAAAATATTTCCCAATTAATGGAAGATGTGCAGCGTTATAAAAATGAAAGGGATAAGCATCTCGACAAAGTGGTCAAAGCAGTTGAGAAAAGTCCCGAAGTAATAACGCAACTTGATGAAAAAGGCAAAGGCTATTTTCATCGTTTCTTCTTTAATTACTCTTTTCTCGATGATATTAACGCCATCTTTACGCGTCTAAATTTAGCGGCAGATACAACTGAGTACAAGTTCCAGACCGCTTTTCATGACTCCTCTCATAAGAGCATACTAACGATTTTGAAATATTCTTCCGACAGCACGCGCAAGCCCGGCGTTGTCTTAAAACGGGGCATGAGTTCTGAAGATTCAATAAGAAAAATGAACGCCGGTATTCAACTTCCCGATACAGCAGCAATGATTACGGCATTTGCCGTACAACAAGTCGCAAGCGCATTGAACTCCACGAATAATTATCAGCGTCTTATGGATCAACTGATGGTGGAAGTTAACAAGAAATATTCAATACCCGTCGCATGTATCGTCTTCGTCATGCTGGGCGCTCCGTTAGGCGTAATGGCGAAAAAGGGGAACTTAGGAATAGCCGGCGGCATTAGTCTTTTTTTCTTCATCGCGTATTATTTTTGTTTAATTCTTGGTGAAAATTTTGCAGACCGCCAATTACTGAATCCTTTTGTTGCAATGTGGTTTATGAATATCCTATTGGGATCCGTTGGTGTTATTTTAATCTATCAAACGGCTTCGGAAAAAGATTTTGGAATTGTCTCATTCCTGCGCACGGTTGTCTACAAAATCTATTATGCCGTAAAGCGGACGGATAAAAAGGAACGGCTTTGA
- a CDS encoding energy transducer TonB: protein MSNIDVIDGFERENYGSYVLKKVYSKNLAAGLIIGVALHIGGIASYYISNIVMQEDRIITVKFTDINELQNAPPLQDAPPPPTVKIEIPDVIKPAMGMPIIVPDEEALPELTIQTQEEIKTDIASSTFGDQDGEIRVDISGVIQGISGNDEPGMDEFVVVEQNPVPLGRPNIVYPELAKKAGLEGKVVVKALIDETGSVTKIVVIAGEDIFKDAAVAAIKQMKFKPAINGNRAVKVWITYPVVFRLN from the coding sequence ATGAGCAATATCGATGTCATAGATGGATTTGAGAGGGAAAACTACGGTTCGTATGTACTCAAAAAAGTCTATTCGAAGAACTTAGCAGCCGGATTAATTATCGGCGTGGCGTTGCACATCGGAGGAATCGCTTCCTATTATATTTCGAATATCGTGATGCAGGAGGATAGGATAATCACCGTCAAATTCACCGACATTAATGAACTCCAAAATGCCCCGCCGTTACAGGATGCGCCGCCGCCGCCGACAGTAAAAATAGAAATCCCGGATGTGATCAAACCTGCTATGGGAATGCCTATCATCGTTCCGGATGAGGAGGCGTTGCCGGAATTAACCATTCAAACTCAGGAAGAAATCAAAACGGATATTGCATCAAGTACTTTTGGAGATCAGGATGGTGAAATAAGGGTTGATATCAGCGGAGTGATACAGGGGATTTCCGGAAATGATGAACCCGGCATGGATGAATTTGTTGTGGTCGAACAAAACCCGGTTCCGCTTGGAAGGCCGAATATCGTCTATCCGGAACTCGCAAAAAAAGCAGGCCTGGAAGGCAAGGTTGTTGTTAAGGCGCTTATCGACGAGACGGGGAGCGTGACAAAAATTGTTGTGATCGCCGGTGAAGATATTTTTAAAGACGCCGCAGTGGCTGCGATCAAGCAAATGAAATTTAAGCCCGCCATCAACGGCAACAGGGCTGTCAAGGTCTGGATTACTTATCCTGTCGTGTTTCGGCTCAATTGA
- a CDS encoding menaquinone biosynthesis protein, translating into MPETKGKLRVSAVQYLNTKPIVYGLEKNRVSHRFELSYDIPSICSKKLLDQEADLALIPSIEYSRIRRTRSLNIVPDVAVVSHDEVNSVELFFNKNLSDMKRIAVDSSSRTSVALLEIILKEKYDIEPVLVPMNPDLSHMLKEADAALVIGDIALEQSGVMDNKLDLGEEWNDLTDGLPFVYSFWAGTQGALTHNDVKSLIDSRNTGVHNLSDIAGEYVNQNSSGRSPEFYVDYLTDNIQFKLGNDELNGLKEFYSYCYFFGMIEEIPELYFFEGA; encoded by the coding sequence ATGCCGGAAACTAAGGGAAAACTAAGGGTATCTGCTGTTCAATATCTAAATACCAAACCTATAGTATATGGACTTGAGAAAAACCGCGTTTCTCACCGTTTTGAATTAAGTTACGATATACCATCGATCTGTTCAAAGAAACTTCTTGACCAAGAAGCTGATCTAGCCCTTATCCCTTCAATCGAGTACTCCCGAATCCGACGAACACGGTCTCTAAACATCGTACCTGACGTAGCTGTGGTTTCACATGACGAAGTGAATAGTGTGGAGTTGTTTTTTAATAAGAATTTGTCAGACATGAAACGAATTGCCGTCGATTCAAGCAGCCGCACATCGGTGGCTTTGTTAGAAATCATTTTGAAAGAAAAATACGATATCGAGCCTGTGTTGGTTCCCATGAATCCCGATCTGTCTCATATGCTGAAAGAAGCGGATGCAGCGCTCGTGATCGGAGATATTGCGCTGGAGCAGAGCGGAGTAATGGACAACAAGCTTGATCTCGGCGAAGAATGGAATGACTTAACGGACGGATTGCCGTTTGTATACTCTTTCTGGGCCGGCACTCAGGGAGCGCTAACACATAACGATGTCAAGAGTCTTATAGATTCCCGTAACACAGGAGTCCATAATCTCTCTGACATTGCTGGGGAATATGTGAATCAGAATTCTAGTGGACGGTCTCCTGAATTTTATGTTGATTATTTGACAGATAATATACAGTTTAAGCTTGGTAATGATGAATTAAACGGGCTGAAAGAATTTTACAGTTACTGCTATTTTTTTGGAATGATTGAGGAAATTCCAGAATTATATTTTTTTGAAGGAGCTTGA
- a CDS encoding DUF2975 domain-containing protein — MKKNSTIFLQVVIVLIGIGVLAALLWEPQLEGRNVHATLFEIYFNDPFLAYVYIGSIPFFVALYQAFKVLGYVGINKTFSQGTVKAFRMIKYCALVTAGAIVAADAFLMIAARSDKDDAAGAIMLGIIATFASIVIAIAAAVFERVLQSAVDIKSENDLTV; from the coding sequence ATGAAAAAAAATTCAACGATATTTCTTCAGGTTGTCATTGTGCTCATCGGCATCGGTGTTCTAGCTGCCTTGCTGTGGGAACCCCAGCTCGAAGGTAGGAACGTACACGCCACGCTCTTTGAGATATATTTCAATGATCCATTTCTAGCATATGTGTATATAGGGTCCATCCCATTTTTCGTGGCGCTCTATCAAGCATTCAAAGTGCTAGGATATGTCGGAATAAATAAAACATTCTCACAAGGAACAGTAAAAGCTTTTCGGATGATAAAATACTGCGCACTCGTTACTGCGGGCGCAATCGTCGCGGCGGATGCCTTTCTCATGATAGCCGCTCGTAGTGACAAGGATGACGCCGCGGGTGCCATTATGTTGGGAATCATCGCCACATTCGCCTCTATCGTCATCGCAATTGCGGCAGCGGTATTTGAACGGGTTTTGCAAAGTGCCGTGGATATAAAGTCCGAGAACGACTTAACGGTATAA
- a CDS encoding class II aldolase/adducin family protein, giving the protein MLDEFQIREDIVECGRRLYQKGFVAANDGNISVKISDDEILATPTGRCKGFLYTDELVKLNHKGDVLEGSAKPSTEILMHLAIYEERPDVRSVVHAHPIYATGFATANIPLSDCVLAEIVTTLGSIPIAPYATPSTPELADSIRNVIRHADACLLANHGVVTCGRNVFDAYYKMERVEHYAHIIYVAKMLGGERVLSPEEVQKLYQIRETYGTQTHANPGCLACTEDCVGGDCVLYEKKNKSHDSRNATDETRISALIRDIIQTLK; this is encoded by the coding sequence ATGTTAGACGAATTTCAAATAAGAGAAGACATTGTTGAGTGCGGCCGTCGATTGTATCAAAAGGGGTTTGTCGCGGCGAATGACGGCAATATCAGCGTGAAAATAAGCGACGATGAGATACTTGCCACTCCCACCGGACGATGTAAAGGGTTTTTGTATACAGATGAGTTGGTCAAACTAAATCATAAAGGCGATGTTCTTGAAGGAAGCGCCAAGCCATCAACGGAAATTTTGATGCACCTCGCCATTTATGAGGAACGCCCCGACGTTAGATCTGTGGTTCACGCTCATCCGATATACGCGACCGGCTTTGCAACCGCGAATATTCCTTTGTCCGATTGTGTGTTGGCGGAAATAGTTACGACCTTAGGATCAATTCCGATAGCTCCTTATGCGACGCCGTCGACGCCGGAATTGGCGGATTCCATAAGAAACGTCATACGTCATGCCGATGCATGCCTTTTGGCAAATCACGGCGTCGTGACGTGCGGACGAAACGTATTTGACGCTTATTACAAAATGGAACGGGTGGAGCATTACGCGCATATCATCTACGTTGCAAAAATGCTGGGCGGGGAGAGGGTTTTGAGTCCGGAAGAGGTACAAAAATTGTATCAAATAAGAGAAACATACGGAACGCAAACTCACGCAAATCCGGGTTGCCTGGCATGTACGGAAGACTGCGTCGGCGGCGATTGTGTCTTATATGAAAAAAAAAATAAAAGTCACGATAGCAGGAATGCGACCGATGAAACGCGTATATCTGCCCTTATCAGGGACATCATTCAAACTTTAAAATAG
- the rlmB gene encoding 23S rRNA (guanosine(2251)-2'-O)-methyltransferase RlmB: MNEKNIIFGRRAVMEAIRSNTAIEELFLQKNAQGLSDIQNEAQLFSIKTKEVPQSVMDNMALRQNHQGVLAKLKYMEFAYATVEDIFERAERKNERVLITILDEIVDPHNLGAIIRSAECAGFHGVIIPKHNSAEVNATVMKTSAGAATHIPIVQVTNLSRAMKELKAQGVWIHGTSMNATKNYFEMDARDHIAVVIGSEGSGMRRLTEQGCDFLIKIPIFGNIESLNASVAAGIVFFDIQRQRLSRPKPG; encoded by the coding sequence TTGAACGAAAAAAACATCATATTCGGCAGAAGGGCTGTTATGGAGGCCATTCGAAGCAATACGGCAATTGAGGAACTGTTTTTGCAGAAAAATGCACAGGGACTGTCTGATATCCAAAATGAAGCGCAACTGTTTTCAATAAAAACAAAAGAAGTGCCGCAGAGCGTCATGGATAATATGGCCTTACGCCAGAACCATCAAGGTGTTCTTGCCAAACTAAAATATATGGAATTTGCCTATGCGACCGTGGAAGATATTTTTGAAAGAGCGGAGCGCAAGAATGAAAGAGTCCTTATAACCATCTTGGATGAAATAGTAGATCCCCATAATTTGGGCGCCATCATTCGAAGCGCTGAATGCGCAGGATTTCACGGCGTTATTATTCCAAAACATAACTCAGCAGAAGTAAATGCCACCGTGATGAAAACATCAGCCGGAGCAGCTACTCATATACCGATTGTCCAAGTAACTAATTTATCACGCGCGATGAAGGAACTGAAGGCCCAAGGCGTCTGGATACACGGGACGTCAATGAATGCCACAAAAAATTATTTTGAAATGGATGCGCGCGACCACATTGCTGTAGTGATTGGCAGCGAAGGAAGTGGAATGAGGCGTTTGACAGAACAGGGGTGCGACTTTTTGATAAAAATTCCAATCTTCGGAAATATCGAGTCGCTCAACGCATCGGTCGCAGCCGGAATTGTATTTTTTGACATTCAAAGGCAACGTTTATCACGGCCAAAACCAGGTTAA
- a CDS encoding tetratricopeptide repeat protein: MFHTNPYQIGLRKISVLMRHMLFNFANTSLFLLLLITSEAISQNVQIQAARERLSSGDTAGALSLLESAANEYPESADVHYWLALAYYKSERISDALNSAQKTFAIKPKHLLNRSLLLDIYLKEENFTDAKAEAEFLLKESPKDPDLRFRFAQCLAGLSQFEEASIELSKLEVHKKLPYNLQYKVLLLLGDVYAKQNINETAIAYYSKAASVNGSSVDVHIKLGKTYFKERQYNDALREYLEVVRLDSNNTEGNLNVGYIYYNGGKSNPQQYGNAIFYLQKYAALEPADPRGFLYIGKSFHALRSYSNAIPPLQTAARLDSGAGREETMKFLAESYSGIQDHEKTIKMYEELEKKQYPLDAMDYVRLGLSYKAIKDTLNTGKYFSKAASADSLYHVLLQEVGLMYYGSKNFVEAARWFEKRIAANANDTAVAGTWQSLGLCQFYSAKTRQDTLKALSSIRNAIHLKPYSQYYWLIFAQIAEYADSAASAKMAYQQVVDIDSNNAQAYFGLASISYRLKNNDEAITYFKQVIRLDDKHKYALYYLAQCYLRQKNNLAAIPYLRKYVELDPNGQFAVNSKRILKQLGAN, from the coding sequence ATGTTTCATACAAACCCTTATCAAATAGGCTTGAGAAAGATATCTGTTCTAATGCGGCATATGCTGTTTAACTTTGCAAATACGAGTCTATTTTTATTGCTGTTAATTACTTCAGAAGCGATATCCCAGAATGTTCAAATTCAGGCGGCGCGAGAAAGGCTGAGTAGCGGCGATACAGCAGGCGCTCTGAGCCTCTTGGAAAGCGCAGCAAACGAATATCCTGAGTCGGCTGACGTCCACTACTGGCTTGCGTTAGCATATTATAAGAGCGAACGAATCTCGGATGCACTGAACTCGGCCCAGAAGACATTCGCCATCAAGCCGAAACATCTATTGAACCGAAGCTTGTTACTTGATATTTACTTGAAAGAAGAAAATTTTACAGATGCAAAAGCTGAAGCTGAATTCTTGCTTAAGGAATCACCCAAAGATCCGGATCTTCGCTTTAGGTTTGCACAATGTTTGGCAGGTTTAAGTCAGTTTGAAGAAGCAAGTATTGAGCTTTCGAAACTGGAAGTGCATAAAAAGTTACCGTATAATTTGCAGTACAAAGTTCTCTTACTACTCGGGGATGTGTATGCCAAACAGAATATAAATGAAACGGCAATTGCCTATTATTCCAAAGCAGCGTCAGTAAACGGCAGTTCGGTTGATGTACATATAAAACTGGGCAAAACGTATTTCAAGGAACGCCAGTATAACGATGCGCTGAGGGAGTATCTAGAAGTCGTGCGGCTTGATTCAAATAACACCGAAGGCAATCTCAATGTAGGGTATATTTATTATAATGGAGGTAAATCAAATCCTCAGCAGTATGGGAACGCAATTTTTTATCTGCAGAAATATGCGGCGCTAGAGCCGGCTGATCCTCGCGGATTTTTGTACATCGGAAAAAGTTTTCATGCGCTTAGAAGTTACTCCAACGCAATCCCACCGCTTCAGACGGCTGCTCGGCTTGACAGTGGGGCAGGACGAGAAGAGACGATGAAATTTCTGGCTGAGTCGTATTCAGGAATTCAGGATCACGAAAAGACGATTAAGATGTATGAAGAACTGGAGAAAAAACAGTATCCTTTGGACGCGATGGATTATGTCAGGTTAGGCCTTTCGTACAAAGCTATTAAAGATACGCTAAATACGGGCAAGTATTTTAGCAAAGCGGCATCCGCGGATTCGTTATACCATGTATTGCTTCAGGAAGTTGGGTTGATGTACTACGGAAGCAAAAATTTTGTCGAGGCGGCTCGCTGGTTCGAAAAACGAATTGCTGCAAACGCCAATGATACTGCCGTTGCCGGGACATGGCAGAGTTTAGGTTTATGCCAGTTTTATTCGGCAAAAACACGGCAGGATACATTAAAAGCGCTGTCATCAATTCGAAATGCGATACATTTAAAGCCGTATTCTCAATACTATTGGCTTATATTTGCACAAATCGCAGAGTATGCGGATTCCGCAGCGTCTGCAAAAATGGCTTATCAGCAGGTCGTAGATATTGATTCTAATAATGCTCAAGCTTATTTCGGGCTGGCAAGCATATCTTACCGTTTAAAAAACAATGACGAAGCCATCACGTATTTCAAACAGGTTATCCGGCTCGACGACAAACATAAATACGCGCTGTATTATCTCGCCCAATGTTACCTTAGGCAGAAAAATAATTTAGCAGCTATTCCATACCTGAGAAAATATGTCGAACTAGATCCAAACGGGCAATTCGCTGTAAATTCAAAACGTATTCTGAAGCAACTTGGCGCTAATTAA